In the genome of Paraburkholderia caribensis, the window CGATCATCGGATCCACGACGCCAACGCAACACACGTCCTGGTCCGGTGATGTTGCACCACTATCGTCGCCTCCCGCGCGTTCTCCTGCGATTGCGAGTGCTGAGCTCGCCCCACCTGTGTCGTCAGCTCCCGCCGATCACGGCGCGGGATCTCATCCGGATTCTGCTGCAGCGCAGCCGGTTGCACGGGTGCCTGGTCAAGCGAGCCATGCCGCCACACAGAATCACCGCCATCCGGCGTCGCACGTGGGAGCAATCGCACGGCATGCGCCCAGGATCACGCGACCCACGTCGCCAACGCAACAAGCGTCTTCGTCCGATCATGTGGTGAGATCGCCGTCACCCTCTGTCCAGGGAACTGCAATTGGCAGTGCGGCGGGCTCCCCGCCCGTAGCTTCCGCTTCGCTCGATCACCGCGATGCACCTTCTGCGAAGTCTGCTTCGCTGCAACTGGCTCAAGGACAGACTTCAGGCGGCCACAGTGGAGGTGGTTCAGGCGCAGGTGGTTCAGGCGCAGGTGGTCCGGGTGCTGGCGCAGGCGGTGCGGGTGCAGGCGGTGCGGGTGCAGGCGGTGCCGGTGCAGCCGGTGCGGGTGCAGGCGGTGCCGGTGCAGCCGGTGCGGGTGCGGCCGGTGCTGGCGCAGGCGGTGCTGGCGCAGGCGGCGCGGGTGCGGGCGGTGCTGGTGCGGGTGCAGGCGGTCACGGCGCAGGCGGAAACGGCGCAGGCGGCACGGGTGCAGGCGGTGCGGGTGCAGGCGGTGCCGGTGCAGGCGGTCACGGCGCAGGCGGAAACGGCGCAGGCGGTGCCGGTGCAGGCGGCGCGGGCGCAGGCGCCGCGGGTGCAGGCGGTGCCGGTGCAGGCGGTGCCGGTGCAGGCGGCGCGGGTGCAGGCGGTGCCGGTGCAGGCGGTGCCGGCGCAGGCGGTGCCGGTGCAGGCGGTGCCGGCGCAGGCGGTGCCGGTGCAGGCGGTCACGGCGCAGGCGGAAACGGTGCAGGCGGCGCGGGCGCAGGTGGTGCCGGTGCAGGTGGTGCGGGCGCAGGCGGCGCGGGCGCAGGCGGTGCCGGTGCAGGCGGTCACGGCGCAAGTGGAAACGGCGCAGGTGGAAACGGCGCAGGCGGAAACGGCGCAGGCGGTCACGGCGGTGGTGGGAACGGCGGGGGCGGAAACGGCGGAGGCGGTCACGGCGGGGGCGGGTCGAGGTAATCGGCCGCCTTGTTTTCCACCGCCCCTTTTTGCGCAAGAGACAAAGGTCACCGGCTACCAGACCGGTCACCCGATCGTGCAGAGCATGAAGCGCGAGATCCCATGCGGATATCCATTGCTCGAGCGGCCACTCCGGTGACTGTACGCGTCCGGCCACCCCGTTCCTGGCGACACCCCGTGGATCGCTTTCCAAGTCGCTTCGTGAGGCTCGCTATGCTGCTTCCGGCTGCTCCGCCAGATGCAAGCCGTCGCGGCTCGTCTTGTGCGCGTCGATCAACCGATACACCGTTTCGCCCGGCACCGTCTCCGATTCGAGCAACTGGTCCGCAATGGCGCGCAGCACAGGCTCGTTGTCGCGCAGCAGCGCATAGCATGCGTCGTTCAGATCCTTGAGCAGGACGTTCGCGTGCTCGATGGCGCCCTTCATCTGCAAACCCGCGTACTGCGCGGGCAGCGCGGCCAGGCTGAACAGATCGCCGTCCGCGTTGAAGCCGAACTTCGACACCATGTCGAGGCTGATGCGCGAGGCTTCCTGCAAGTCCGACGCGGCGCCGCTCGACGCCTCCGAGAACATCAGCAATTCGGCGTTGCGCCCGCCAAGCAGCACCTGAATCTCGTTGCGCATTTCCGTTTCGCGGTACAGGTGCTTGTCCTGGGTCTTCGTGATCAGCGCAACGCCCAATGCGCCGCCGCGCGGCAAAATCGTCACCTCTTCGAGGATGCCCGTGTCGAGCAGCGCGGCAACGAGTCCGTGTCCGGCTTCATGAACAGCAATACGGGTGCGCTCCTCTTCAGTAAGCGCGCGCTCCGCGCCATTGACATCGCCGATACGCGCGATCTTGATCGCTTCGACAAAGTGCTTCGCCGCGACCATCGTGTCGCCCGCCTTGCGCGCGACCAGCCCGGCCTGATTGACGACCATCGCGAGCGTTGCGGGCGACAGGCCCGTGGTCAGCCGCGCGAGCTGATTGAAATCGATATCCTCCGCCTTCGAGGTCAGCCGCTCCGCATAGAAGCGGATGATGTCCGCGCGATCGTCGAGATCGGGCAGACGCACCTGCACCGTGCGGTCGAAACGGCCAGGACGGCACAACGCTTCGTCGAGATTGTCCGGATGATTCGTCGCCGCGACGATGATCACGCCCTCGTTCGATTCGAAGCCGTCCATCTCCGCGAGCAACTGGTTGATGACGCGATTGCTCTCGGCCTCGACGGGACCGCCGCCCGTATCGGTGCGCTTCGCGAGACCATCGGCTTCGTCGATGAAGATAACGGTGGGCGCGTTCTTGCGCGCGAGTTCGAACAGATGCTTGACCTTCTGAATGCCTACGCCGTAGTACTTCGCGCTGAAATAGCTGCCCGTGATCGAAATGAAGTTCGCCCCGCACTCGCCCGCAAGCGCCTGCGCAAGACGCGTCTTGCCGACGCCCGGGCCGCCCGTCATCAGGATGCCGCACGGCGCGCGCACACCCATTCCCGTGAACTGCTTCGGGTCGGTCAGATAGGCCTGTATGTCGGACAACGCGGCCTTCGCCTCGCCTGCGCCGATCACGTCCTCGAATGAAAGCGCGGGCGTTCTTTCGAGCAGACGCGCGCCGCTCGTCATTTCGCGACGCATGAACCACACGAGTCCGCCGATCAGCAACAGCGGCAGCAGTACGCTGATGGCGTCGCGGGCCTTGTCGAAAGCATCCATCCAGCGCGCGGAGCCCGTATGAATATCGGCATCCGGCAGGTACACCATCTGATACGGCGAATGCGCGTCCGCTTTCATTTCACCCAGCAGCAGCGCATTCGAGAACGCGCCGTTGTGATCGGTGACGTAGTACTTCGCGCCGTCTCCCGTCGACACGAGAATCGCATTCGGACTCACGCCGACTGCCGTGACGTTGTGCTCGCGAATGTCGCGCAGCATCTCCGACGCATCGCGTTCCTGATGTGTCCACGCCGACGCGTCCTTGCGCATTTCGCTCGCGACGCCCGTGAGCACCGGCGAGCCTTGCACGTTACGCTGATCGTGACGCAGATGCAGGAACGTCACGAGCGCCGCGAACGCCGTGGCCATCACGCCGAGCATGACATAGCGGCCGTAGCGCGACCAGAACGTATTCTTTGCCGGTTTCATCAGTTGATTCCTAAAACGGGCCACATGGTGGCCGGCGCGTGTCGACGCGGATAAAAATAAAACGGAGCACGCGCGCGTGATGCGCGTAACGGGACTGGATTGGAATGTGGCCGCAGCCGCGAGCGAGGAAGGGACCAGTTCTTTAGTGCAATGACGTCGGTAAAAAAGACACGCTTATGCGTCCCTCTTTCAACCGCTGTGTGTCTATCGCATTATGCCCAGGCTTATGCCATTTCCAAAACGCCGGAAAAGGGCGTATTTAAGGGCTGATTCGCGCAATCGAACCGATTGGCCTTATAGAAGGCGCATTGCGGGAAGAAGTACCAATTGATGTTCGGATAGCAAAACACTTTTATCTTCGCAAGGCAGCGAAGACAGATCGCGGACGTTGCATCCGCGCCAAGGCTCGTCACAGGAAGATCGGGCACAGACAAAGCGGAAAACGCTCCGCCTGTGCCCGACAACGTCAACGTCTCACGACACCCATGAGCAACGTGACGATGAAGATGACGAGGAACAGGAAGAACAGGATCTTCGCGATGCCGGCCGCTCCCGCTGCAATTCCGCCGAAGCCGAACACCGCAGCGATCAGCGCAATAACGAAGAAAACCAACGCGTAATAAAGCATGTTCCGACCTCCGTTGCTTGAGTGATGGTCCCGGGCTGCTTGCGCGGCGACGTCCCATCACCGGAGCAAGCCGTGTACCCGACAGCAGGCAACGGAGTCTCGATCGTAGGCGGGAAGCCTATGCGATGGCGGCAACCGCCGCGCGCAATCCGAGCAGATAGCTGTCCACGCCGAACCCGCAAATCTGCCCCTTCACGATTTCCGCGAAAACCGACTGATGACGAAACGGCTCGCGCGCATGAATGTTCGACATATGAATCTCGACGACAGGGACGGTCAGAATCGCGAGCGCATCGCGGATTCCGTAGCTGTAGTGCGTCCACGCGCCCGCGTTGATCAGCACGGCGTCGGCGCCGTCAGTGAATGCCTGGTGAATGCGCTCGCACATGTCGCCTTCATGATTGGTCTGATAGCTGTCGACCTCGACATTCAACTCGCGTCCCAGCGCCCGCAATGCATCGTCGATTTCGGCGAGCGTCACCGTGCCGTACTGCACCGGATCGCGCTTGCCGAACATGTTGTGGTTGATCCCATGCAGCATCAGTACTTTTTTCATGTTTCCTCCGTTGGTTCGAAATCAGCGCGTCAGACCGTCGCGCCGCCCCGAGTATCGACGATCGCGCCGGTTCGGGCCGATTCCGCGATGGCTTCTGTAATGCGCAGGTTCCGCAGGCCATCGTGCACGGTGACGAGCGGCTGTGCGCCGCCTTCGATCACGTCGCAGAAGTGATCCAGTTGCCGCTCGAGCGGGTCCGTGCGCCCGACGCTCGCAACCGATACGTCGAACGGCTTCCACCACGAGCGCGCCTCCCTGGTAGCGTAGGTCTTCAGGCGCATCGTAGGCACGGACAACGAACCCATATCGCCCGCGATCACATAGCAGTCTTCGTCGTCGTAGGACGCATAGCTCTTGTTTTCCTGCGAGGTCTGCTCCCAGCTGCGCGGCGACGCGGCCGTATCCGACAACAGAAACGTGCCGAGCGCGCCATTCTCGAAACGCAGATTGATCGCCACGGTATCTTCGACGGCAAACCCGCGCGCCGCATTCGACGCGAACGCCTGCACCGCGACGATCTCGCCGCACAGCGAACGCAGGTTGCCGATCTCGTGAATCATGTTGAGGAGGATGGGTCCGCCGCCCGCTTCGCGCCGCCACGGCGCGGCGTCGAAGTAATCGTCGGGTTTGAAGAACATGGCGCTGCCCATCACGCCGACAATTTTCCCGATCCGCCCTTCTCCGATGATCTCGCGCGCTTTCGCGAGAATCGGGCTGTGCGCGCGATGATGGCCGACCAGAAGCGGCACGCCCGCCGTATCAGCCGAGGCGCGCAGGCGCTCGCCTGCATCGAGGGTATGCGCGACGGGCTTCTCGATCAGCGCGGCAACGCGCGCGCCGATGCATTCGAGCGCCTGCTCGACATGCAACTGGTTCGGCGTCGCGAGCACCACGCCATCGGGACGGCTGGCAGCGAACAGTTCGCCGAGGGTGCGAAAGAGCGGCACGTCGGCGTGGTTCGCCACATCTCGCGCGGCGGGGCCCGGATCGACGATCGCCGCCAGACGGCAACGCGGATTCTGCTGGATCAGTTCGATGTGGCGTCGGCCAATCAAGCCGGCGCCGGCGACGGCAAGCTGCAGTTGTCTCATGATTTCGTCGTGTTATCGCCCAGGATTGGACGTCTTCGTAAATTCCGACTAGATTACTCGTGCCGATCACCAACACAATGCAGCCGAATGGAAAATCATAATGCGCTATTAGCCAATAATGACGGCTTCCTGCGCGACCTGCAGTTGTTCTGCACCGTTGCCCGCCGCGCGAGCTTCATCACCGCGTCGACCGAAATGGGCATCTCGCCTTCGCATGTGAGCAAGCGCATCGCGTTGCTCGAAAAGAGTCTGGGCGTGAAGCTGTTCTTGCGCACGACCCGCCGCGTCAGCGTGACGAGCGACGGCGAAGCGGCGTTCCAGTGGGCGCAGAAAATCCTCGACGACGTGCAAGGCATGTCCGACGCCTTCGCCGGGCTGAAGAGCGATCCGCGCGGCGTGATCCGCATCAGCACGAGCCTGCGCCTCGGCCGCGATCACGTATCGCCGATTCTCATGCTGTTGAGACAGCGCTATGCCGCACTCGAAATCTGGCTCGAACTGCTCGACCGGCGCGTCGATCTCGTCGGCGAAAACTTCGATATCGACGTACGGGTCGGCAACATCCAGGAGCCGCATCTGATCGCGCACAAGATCGTCGACAGCGCGCGCATCCTGTGTGCGTCGCCCGCCTATCTGAAGCGGGCGGGGACGCCCCGCACGCTCGCCGATCTCGCGCAGCACGATTGCCTGATGTTTCGCGATCGCGACCAGCGCTTCGGCGTGTGGCGCCTGACGGGGCCGGACGGCGAGAAGTCGGTGAAGGTCACGGGCCCGATCGCGTCGAATCACAGCGACATCGTCCAGCGCTGGGCGCTCGAAGGCTATGGCGTGATCATGGCGTCGATCTGGGACGTCGCATCGAGCCTCGAATCGGGCGCGCTCGCGCGCGTGCTGCCGCAACATCATCAACCCGCCGATGTCTGGGCCGTGACGTCGGCGCGCGCGTCATCGTCCGCGAAGATTCGCGTGTGCGTGGACTTTCTGAAGGAACAGTTGACGCGCGGGCCGCACGCGTTGAAAACGCGCGGCGTGGCCGGCTTCTGACAGAAACGTGCAGTGCCCGCTTCAGCGGCTTCAGCCTGCCGCACGCGGCGCAGGCCCGAGCCGTTCGGCAACGGCCGCACACGCGGCGCGCAACGGCTCGACATAGGTTTCCAATGGCGTGTCGCTGCGCCTGAACAGTGGAATGCTCACGCTGATACATGCAATGGGCAAGCCGTCCGCGGCGCGAATCGCGCATCCGTAGCAGAAGATCTGCGGTTCGTTTTCCTCGCGGTCTTCGGCGTAGCCGCGCTCGCGCGTCTCATCCAGTTCGTTGCGCAGCGCATCCGGCTCGACGATCGTATTCGCCGTGAAGCGCGTGAGCGTCACGCCTTCGAGCAGCGCATCGCGCGCCGCATTGTCCAGCGCTGCCAGGTACGCCTTGCCGACCGAACTCGAATACAAGGTCACGCGCGTGCCGATGCGCGACGCCATGCGCACCGCATGCGGGCTTTCCAGTTTTTCGATGTAGACCATCTCGCTGCCGCTGCGCACGGCGAGGTGCACGGTTTCCTGCGTCGCGTCGCGCAGCGCCTGCAAGGCATCCGCCGCCGCGACGCGCACGTCCGAGCGTTCCCAGCTACGGCTGGCGAGCGTCATCAGGCGTGGCCCGAGCTCGAAGGTTCCGCCGCGCAGGCTTTCGACGACGAGACCTTCGGCCATCAACGCGCCGACGATCCGATACACCGTCGGACGTGGAAAGCCGCTCGCCGCCGCCAGTTGCGGCACGCTGGGCGCATCCTTCGCATCGGCGATCAACTGCAGCACCGACATGAACTTCGAAAAAGCGGCGGTGCCTGTGGCGCGTGCGGCTTCGAGCGCGTCGGCGGCGGGTGTCGGCATGGTCGTGTGATGAGCGTTGAATGTGCAGGGCAAAGCGACGCGATTATAACGAGCCGCTGCGCCCTGCCATCAGGCGACCAGATATCCGCCGTCGAC includes:
- a CDS encoding LysR family transcriptional regulator; this translates as MENHNALLANNDGFLRDLQLFCTVARRASFITASTEMGISPSHVSKRIALLEKSLGVKLFLRTTRRVSVTSDGEAAFQWAQKILDDVQGMSDAFAGLKSDPRGVIRISTSLRLGRDHVSPILMLLRQRYAALEIWLELLDRRVDLVGENFDIDVRVGNIQEPHLIAHKIVDSARILCASPAYLKRAGTPRTLADLAQHDCLMFRDRDQRFGVWRLTGPDGEKSVKVTGPIASNHSDIVQRWALEGYGVIMASIWDVASSLESGALARVLPQHHQPADVWAVTSARASSSAKIRVCVDFLKEQLTRGPHALKTRGVAGF
- a CDS encoding Gfo/Idh/MocA family protein, translated to MRQLQLAVAGAGLIGRRHIELIQQNPRCRLAAIVDPGPAARDVANHADVPLFRTLGELFAASRPDGVVLATPNQLHVEQALECIGARVAALIEKPVAHTLDAGERLRASADTAGVPLLVGHHRAHSPILAKAREIIGEGRIGKIVGVMGSAMFFKPDDYFDAAPWRREAGGGPILLNMIHEIGNLRSLCGEIVAVQAFASNAARGFAVEDTVAINLRFENGALGTFLLSDTAASPRSWEQTSQENKSYASYDDEDCYVIAGDMGSLSVPTMRLKTYATREARSWWKPFDVSVASVGRTDPLERQLDHFCDVIEGGAQPLVTVHDGLRNLRITEAIAESARTGAIVDTRGGATV
- a CDS encoding IclR family transcriptional regulator, whose product is MPTPAADALEAARATGTAAFSKFMSVLQLIADAKDAPSVPQLAAASGFPRPTVYRIVGALMAEGLVVESLRGGTFELGPRLMTLASRSWERSDVRVAAADALQALRDATQETVHLAVRSGSEMVYIEKLESPHAVRMASRIGTRVTLYSSSVGKAYLAALDNAARDALLEGVTLTRFTANTIVEPDALRNELDETRERGYAEDREENEPQIFCYGCAIRAADGLPIACISVSIPLFRRSDTPLETYVEPLRAACAAVAERLGPAPRAAG
- a CDS encoding AAA family ATPase, giving the protein MKPAKNTFWSRYGRYVMLGVMATAFAALVTFLHLRHDQRNVQGSPVLTGVASEMRKDASAWTHQERDASEMLRDIREHNVTAVGVSPNAILVSTGDGAKYYVTDHNGAFSNALLLGEMKADAHSPYQMVYLPDADIHTGSARWMDAFDKARDAISVLLPLLLIGGLVWFMRREMTSGARLLERTPALSFEDVIGAGEAKAALSDIQAYLTDPKQFTGMGVRAPCGILMTGGPGVGKTRLAQALAGECGANFISITGSYFSAKYYGVGIQKVKHLFELARKNAPTVIFIDEADGLAKRTDTGGGPVEAESNRVINQLLAEMDGFESNEGVIIVAATNHPDNLDEALCRPGRFDRTVQVRLPDLDDRADIIRFYAERLTSKAEDIDFNQLARLTTGLSPATLAMVVNQAGLVARKAGDTMVAAKHFVEAIKIARIGDVNGAERALTEEERTRIAVHEAGHGLVAALLDTGILEEVTILPRGGALGVALITKTQDKHLYRETEMRNEIQVLLGGRNAELLMFSEASSGAASDLQEASRISLDMVSKFGFNADGDLFSLAALPAQYAGLQMKGAIEHANVLLKDLNDACYALLRDNEPVLRAIADQLLESETVPGETVYRLIDAHKTSRDGLHLAEQPEAA
- the aroQ gene encoding type II 3-dehydroquinate dehydratase, producing MKKVLMLHGINHNMFGKRDPVQYGTVTLAEIDDALRALGRELNVEVDSYQTNHEGDMCERIHQAFTDGADAVLINAGAWTHYSYGIRDALAILTVPVVEIHMSNIHAREPFRHQSVFAEIVKGQICGFGVDSYLLGLRAAVAAIA
- a CDS encoding DUF1328 domain-containing protein: MLYYALVFFVIALIAAVFGFGGIAAGAAGIAKILFFLFLVIFIVTLLMGVVRR